In a single window of the Luteolibacter yonseiensis genome:
- a CDS encoding carboxymuconolactone decarboxylase family protein — protein MNTRLDYLKYGPGAIKALHGVEHYLQNCGLEKSLRHLIQLRASQINGCAFCIDMHVEDALADGEHPTRLHLLSVWEETPVFSEREQVAIAWTEAVTQLTEGGPSDELFARAQQQFTEEELVNLNLAVGMINMWNRFAKTFHTQPALKGFKTSTAANSH, from the coding sequence ATGAACACACGACTCGACTATCTGAAATACGGTCCTGGAGCCATCAAGGCCCTCCACGGCGTGGAACATTACCTTCAGAACTGCGGCTTGGAAAAAAGCCTGCGGCATCTCATCCAGCTCCGTGCCTCACAGATCAACGGCTGCGCCTTCTGCATCGACATGCACGTGGAGGATGCTCTTGCCGACGGAGAACACCCCACCCGCCTTCACCTCCTCAGCGTGTGGGAGGAAACCCCGGTCTTCAGCGAGCGCGAGCAGGTCGCCATCGCATGGACCGAGGCGGTCACCCAGCTCACCGAAGGCGGCCCGTCTGACGAACTCTTCGCCCGCGCCCAGCAACAGTTCACTGAAGAAGAACTCGTGAACCTCAACCTCGCGGTGGGGATGATCAACATGTGGAACCGCTTTGCGAAAACCTTCCATACCCAACCGGCGTTGAAGGGTTTCAAGACGAGCACGGCGGCGAACTCCCACTAA
- a CDS encoding beta strand repeat-containing protein, with amino-acid sequence MKSKTNPFLALLVFTTGVHAAPKIWDVTPGDGASVTAGSGTWLTDGPNWNTGTADSTWAAGDTATFQAADDLGTHVVTVGGPIATGQTVGVSSITFSNSGFILQAANARTITMGTANTDGFITIAAGKTATLGDHLTLKKGGTSGTTGLFGGGTLNLGSGTPNGGAVLQNAGTGIFEMRNGTTLDVKPGGLLSCSRSFVVGSTVADTSTHRLKVSGGTVNFANGDSAVCNIVIGNNTAGQLSTASVDITSGDINNQTAGGALRFGPAAATANTNCTASVNLDGGTLTLGRVFQGTESAGGAINSTFNFNGGTLKVLATTTNAAQFMAGLDSAYIKAGGAIIDTNGVTGNNANVVLAQALLDGTGGGGLTKEGAGTLTLTGANTYTGPTIVNAGKLAITAPYSAITATTVNSTARLKVGSSGAAPSSLGSVSLNTGAGLEFDLGAFNAANQPALAIGTLNANANYAIDLGETNIPGNTTITLLTYTTKTGGGTPVIGNLPLGVTLSGLPVDTGSSIQITVNTGSPTSFTWSRGDGDWDTTALNWNTNGTAYSEPAVVAFPSLVDAVDGINTVNLTANRSPFSLSISNTGDFDTNAYAFIGAGGITGNASITKSGAGIAKFSNTGNTYAGTLSIAAGAVIKDVADDTTGGITVANDATFVLSGGITDGSGQTITVAGPGHINLNYFYSGSFNQRGALQAHGTDNTWAGDIVLSGTPGTSGTTRIGVQNASSLTLTGTITEAVPGMSPYFRAGDGFFDSITIAGTCLWTGPTRIYSNGGSVVISGNDKLPTTVDLIVGNTAGASGSPTFDLAGFNQTVAGLGGVGGNHPPIVRNSGGTRSTLTLNPTTASSFPGKIQDDVKLVIGGTAPQTLTGDNIHTADTIINTGASLIIGEAGELQLYPLENGVTNSVGGTGSLQYDGTLRIDVSGANPAPGNSWTLVKAGGLAGLTYGPTFSVTSWAAPFAETATNSGIWKMILGDIEWTFTEATGKLSTAVYVAEPFETWIGGFFPGEINAAIIGKNADPDGDGVSNLVEFALNGSPDNGTDKGYHAIAIQDTDTDTQKELTLTIAVRKAGGSPVFSGSPLSAVSDGVRYTIEGSLDLAFATSASSEAPPATGPSGLPAAYEYRRFRLDASEGLPGKGFLRVKIEEAQ; translated from the coding sequence ATGAAATCAAAAACAAACCCATTCCTCGCACTGCTCGTTTTCACCACCGGCGTCCACGCCGCCCCCAAGATCTGGGATGTCACCCCGGGTGACGGGGCCTCAGTCACCGCCGGCAGCGGCACATGGCTCACCGATGGCCCGAACTGGAACACCGGGACCGCCGACTCCACATGGGCGGCGGGAGACACCGCGACCTTCCAAGCGGCGGATGATCTTGGAACCCACGTGGTCACGGTCGGTGGTCCGATCGCCACCGGCCAGACTGTGGGGGTATCATCCATTACTTTCAGCAATTCCGGATTCATCCTACAGGCGGCCAACGCCCGGACGATCACGATGGGAACCGCCAACACCGACGGATTCATCACCATCGCAGCCGGCAAAACCGCCACCCTGGGCGACCACCTCACCCTCAAGAAGGGCGGCACCTCCGGAACGACGGGCCTCTTCGGCGGCGGCACCCTAAACCTGGGATCAGGCACCCCCAACGGCGGGGCCGTCCTGCAAAACGCCGGCACCGGCATCTTCGAGATGCGCAACGGCACGACACTCGATGTGAAACCCGGCGGCTTGTTGTCATGTTCGAGAAGTTTCGTGGTCGGATCCACCGTAGCCGACACCAGCACCCATCGATTGAAAGTTTCAGGAGGCACCGTCAACTTCGCCAACGGCGACTCGGCCGTTTGCAACATCGTAATCGGCAACAACACCGCGGGCCAGCTCTCAACCGCCAGCGTCGACATCACCAGCGGTGACATCAACAACCAGACCGCCGGCGGAGCCCTGCGCTTCGGCCCGGCCGCCGCAACCGCGAACACCAACTGCACCGCCAGCGTGAACCTCGACGGCGGTACCCTGACACTCGGCCGTGTTTTCCAAGGAACCGAATCCGCGGGCGGCGCGATCAACTCGACATTCAATTTCAACGGAGGAACCCTCAAAGTGCTGGCCACCACCACGAATGCGGCCCAGTTCATGGCGGGCCTGGATTCCGCCTATATCAAAGCCGGCGGCGCGATCATCGACACCAACGGAGTCACCGGAAACAACGCGAACGTCGTCCTCGCCCAGGCATTGCTGGACGGAACCGGCGGCGGAGGACTCACCAAGGAAGGAGCGGGCACCCTCACGCTCACCGGCGCGAACACCTACACCGGGCCCACCATCGTCAACGCGGGAAAACTCGCCATCACCGCCCCCTACAGCGCCATCACGGCCACGACGGTCAACAGCACCGCCCGTCTCAAGGTCGGTTCGTCAGGCGCCGCCCCATCCTCGCTCGGCTCCGTCTCGCTCAACACCGGCGCGGGACTCGAGTTCGACCTCGGAGCATTCAACGCGGCCAACCAACCCGCGCTTGCCATCGGCACCCTCAATGCGAATGCCAACTACGCCATCGACCTCGGTGAAACCAACATCCCGGGAAACACCACCATCACCCTGCTGACCTACACCACGAAAACCGGCGGCGGCACGCCGGTCATCGGCAATCTCCCTTTGGGGGTCACGCTCAGCGGGCTTCCCGTCGATACCGGATCATCCATCCAGATCACCGTGAACACCGGCTCCCCCACCTCCTTCACCTGGTCGAGAGGTGATGGCGACTGGGACACGACCGCTCTCAACTGGAACACCAACGGCACCGCTTATTCCGAACCCGCCGTGGTGGCATTCCCGAGTCTCGTTGATGCGGTGGATGGGATCAACACCGTCAATCTCACCGCGAACCGCTCTCCATTCTCGCTGTCCATCAGCAACACCGGAGACTTCGACACCAACGCCTATGCCTTCATCGGTGCGGGTGGCATCACGGGCAATGCCAGCATCACCAAAAGCGGCGCGGGTATCGCGAAATTCTCCAACACCGGCAACACCTATGCCGGCACCCTCTCCATCGCCGCCGGAGCGGTGATCAAGGATGTGGCGGACGACACCACCGGCGGCATCACCGTCGCGAACGACGCCACCTTCGTGCTCTCGGGCGGCATCACCGATGGCAGCGGCCAGACCATCACCGTCGCAGGCCCGGGCCACATCAACCTCAATTATTTCTACAGCGGATCCTTCAACCAGCGCGGCGCGCTGCAGGCCCATGGAACCGACAACACCTGGGCGGGCGACATCGTCCTCTCGGGAACCCCTGGCACCTCCGGCACCACCCGCATCGGCGTGCAGAACGCCTCCAGTCTGACTCTAACCGGAACCATTACCGAAGCCGTTCCCGGCATGAGCCCGTATTTCCGCGCCGGAGATGGTTTCTTCGATTCCATCACCATCGCGGGAACCTGCTTGTGGACCGGTCCGACCCGCATCTACTCGAACGGTGGAAGCGTCGTGATCTCCGGCAATGACAAGTTGCCGACCACCGTGGACCTGATCGTCGGAAACACCGCCGGTGCGAGCGGTTCCCCCACCTTCGACCTCGCCGGATTCAATCAAACGGTGGCGGGTCTCGGCGGTGTGGGTGGAAACCATCCTCCGATCGTCAGGAATTCCGGAGGAACAAGATCCACCCTGACGCTCAATCCCACCACGGCGAGCAGCTTCCCCGGAAAAATCCAGGACGACGTGAAACTTGTCATCGGTGGGACCGCTCCCCAGACGCTCACCGGTGACAACATCCATACCGCCGACACCATCATCAACACGGGAGCCAGTCTCATCATCGGTGAGGCGGGAGAACTCCAGCTCTACCCGTTGGAGAACGGTGTGACGAACTCCGTGGGCGGGACAGGCAGCCTTCAATATGATGGAACCCTCCGGATCGATGTTTCCGGAGCCAATCCTGCTCCCGGCAACTCGTGGACGTTGGTGAAAGCCGGCGGACTGGCGGGCCTCACCTACGGCCCCACCTTCTCCGTGACCAGTTGGGCGGCCCCATTCGCGGAAACCGCCACCAATTCGGGGATTTGGAAAATGATACTCGGCGACATCGAGTGGACGTTCACCGAGGCCACCGGAAAACTCTCGACCGCCGTTTACGTTGCGGAACCTTTTGAGACATGGATCGGCGGCTTTTTCCCCGGTGAAATCAATGCCGCCATCATCGGGAAAAATGCGGATCCGGATGGCGACGGCGTCAGCAACCTGGTGGAGTTCGCCCTGAACGGCTCGCCCGACAACGGCACGGACAAAGGCTATCATGCGATCGCCATCCAGGACACCGACACGGACACGCAGAAGGAACTGACACTCACCATCGCGGTGCGCAAGGCCGGTGGATCCCCCGTGTTTTCCGGTTCGCCATTGTCAGCCGTCTCGGACGGCGTGCGGTACACGATCGAGGGTTCTCTTGACCTTGCGTTTGCCACGAGCGCCTCCAGCGAGGCCCCTCCGGCCACCGGTCCGTCGGGACTGCCCGCAGCCTACGAATACCGCCGCTTCCGGCTTGATGCTTCCGAAGGTCTTCCGGGCAAAGGTTTCCTCCGGGTGAAGATCGAAGAGGCCCAGTGA
- a CDS encoding FAD-dependent oxidoreductase: MQPVSLPRSVFFLTLALSTAFASAHPEEFDVVVYGGTSGGVTAAVAGAKMGKKVALVSPTTHLGGLTTSGLGWTDMGKNLGKNLIIGGLSREFYHRVYLHYAAQPNWNSVKSMAGQHMAAFDQTNQLGYIFEPKVATKIYDDMLAETTVKIFTGLLDLTGGVTMNGRRITSIKLEDGRAFRGKMFIDASYEGDVMAGAGVGFHVGREANSVYGETINGVYNAAGNEVVAGLDSYKVKGNPASGLLPGIRAGVAANGTADGNLQAYCYRMCLTNNAANRVMIAKPANYRDEDFELVLRAVETGQTQFLKMDAMPNGKTDSNNSGGISLDYIGKNWGPGWDWTTLNHAERAALAEEHAYWQLGLIWTIQNHPRVLAKVGAKGLYSGWGLPLDEFTDTGNFPPQLYVREARRMVSDYVMTTKNCAGTVVAPDSVGMAAYTMDSHNTQLFNNNGTVKNEGGVGAAVPAPYPISYRSLIPKTGQCENLLVPWCLSTSHMAFGSARMEPVFMTMGQSAATAAALAINEGTSVQQVSYEKLASALRADGQVLDLAAASGTIVDTEDATGVVITGSWTASSTTPGFNATNYLHDGGEGRGQKSVRFTPVIPSSGNYRVSLRWNSNANRATNVPITLTHGNGVANSTVNQQANGGVWFDIGVFSFNAGTGGNLLLSNTGVNGHVIADAAMWTRVDQLPTVGISTPVPSTIRGGTIPAAVIFTREGDTAAPLQVFYEISGNADPSGLKPQPAGSVTIAAGRREFKLPLAAISPALPQGEKTLVLRLSTRDSYLLAEENRSATIVVRDNPFDSWRLNRFNPTQLSTPSISGPFADPDGSGVVNLLRFFSGRESGPRTSIIHTQGAPLYFQFERQTAAAGLGYSVQESEDLLHWSDTPVLPRHAPVEEHEGVQLIQLPVGYVAPLAEGRKFFRLNVVP; encoded by the coding sequence ATGCAACCCGTCTCCCTGCCCCGCTCCGTATTTTTTCTCACTCTCGCGCTTTCCACCGCATTCGCATCCGCCCACCCGGAGGAGTTCGATGTCGTCGTTTACGGCGGCACCTCCGGCGGAGTGACCGCCGCGGTGGCCGGCGCGAAAATGGGAAAGAAAGTTGCTTTGGTCTCTCCCACCACCCACCTCGGCGGTCTCACCACGAGCGGACTGGGTTGGACGGACATGGGAAAAAATCTGGGCAAAAACCTGATCATCGGAGGACTCAGCAGGGAGTTCTACCACCGCGTTTATCTCCACTATGCGGCACAGCCGAACTGGAACTCGGTGAAGTCGATGGCAGGCCAGCACATGGCGGCCTTCGATCAAACGAACCAGCTTGGCTACATCTTCGAGCCGAAGGTGGCGACGAAGATCTACGATGACATGCTTGCGGAGACCACCGTGAAGATCTTCACCGGTCTGCTCGACCTCACCGGCGGAGTGACGATGAACGGCCGGCGGATCACCTCGATCAAACTCGAGGATGGCCGCGCGTTCAGGGGGAAGATGTTCATTGATGCCAGCTATGAAGGCGATGTAATGGCCGGAGCCGGAGTGGGTTTCCACGTCGGGCGCGAGGCGAATTCGGTTTATGGCGAAACCATCAACGGGGTGTATAACGCGGCGGGTAACGAAGTGGTCGCCGGCCTCGATTCTTACAAGGTGAAAGGAAATCCCGCGAGCGGCCTGCTCCCCGGCATCAGGGCGGGTGTCGCGGCGAACGGCACGGCGGACGGGAACCTCCAGGCTTACTGCTACCGGATGTGTCTCACCAACAACGCCGCGAACCGTGTCATGATCGCGAAACCCGCGAACTATAGGGACGAGGATTTCGAACTGGTGCTGCGAGCCGTGGAAACCGGCCAAACCCAGTTCCTGAAAATGGACGCCATGCCGAATGGCAAGACGGACTCCAACAATTCAGGCGGCATTTCCCTCGACTACATCGGAAAAAACTGGGGCCCCGGCTGGGACTGGACCACACTCAACCATGCGGAACGGGCCGCGCTCGCCGAAGAACACGCCTATTGGCAGCTCGGTCTCATCTGGACCATCCAGAACCACCCACGGGTGCTGGCGAAGGTAGGAGCTAAGGGACTCTACTCCGGCTGGGGACTGCCCTTGGACGAATTCACCGATACCGGAAACTTCCCGCCGCAACTCTACGTCCGCGAAGCCCGGAGGATGGTGTCCGACTACGTGATGACCACGAAGAACTGCGCGGGCACGGTGGTCGCCCCGGATTCCGTGGGCATGGCCGCCTACACGATGGACTCCCATAACACCCAACTCTTCAACAACAACGGGACGGTGAAAAACGAAGGCGGCGTGGGAGCGGCCGTGCCCGCCCCTTATCCCATCTCCTACCGCTCGCTGATCCCCAAGACGGGCCAATGCGAGAACCTCCTCGTCCCCTGGTGTCTCTCGACCTCCCACATGGCCTTCGGCTCGGCAAGGATGGAACCGGTCTTCATGACGATGGGACAGTCCGCGGCCACCGCCGCCGCGCTGGCGATCAATGAAGGCACCAGCGTGCAGCAGGTCTCTTACGAAAAACTTGCCTCGGCACTCCGGGCCGACGGTCAGGTGCTCGATCTCGCGGCGGCTTCCGGCACCATCGTGGATACCGAGGATGCCACCGGGGTCGTCATCACGGGCAGCTGGACAGCTTCCTCCACGACCCCCGGTTTCAACGCCACCAACTACCTTCACGACGGCGGCGAAGGACGTGGCCAGAAATCCGTCCGCTTCACCCCCGTCATCCCCTCAAGCGGGAACTACCGGGTCTCACTGCGGTGGAACTCGAACGCGAACCGCGCCACCAACGTCCCCATCACCCTCACGCACGGCAATGGCGTGGCCAACAGCACGGTGAACCAGCAGGCGAACGGCGGCGTCTGGTTCGATATCGGTGTCTTCTCCTTCAACGCGGGAACCGGCGGCAACCTTTTGCTGTCGAACACCGGCGTGAACGGCCACGTCATCGCCGACGCCGCCATGTGGACACGCGTGGACCAGTTGCCTACGGTGGGGATTTCCACCCCTGTTCCGAGCACCATTCGCGGCGGCACGATTCCGGCGGCGGTCATCTTCACCCGCGAGGGCGACACCGCCGCTCCGTTGCAGGTTTTCTACGAAATTTCAGGCAATGCCGATCCCTCCGGACTGAAACCGCAACCCGCCGGATCGGTCACCATCGCTGCGGGCAGGCGTGAGTTCAAGCTGCCGCTTGCCGCCATTTCCCCGGCCCTGCCACAGGGGGAGAAGACCCTCGTTCTCCGGCTTTCCACCCGCGACTCCTATCTGTTGGCGGAGGAAAACCGTTCCGCAACCATCGTCGTGCGGGACAATCCTTTTGATTCCTGGCGTTTGAACCGCTTCAACCCCACCCAGCTTTCGACCCCTTCCATATCGGGGCCGTTCGCCGATCCGGATGGCAGCGGTGTCGTCAATCTCCTCCGTTTTTTCAGCGGCAGGGAGAGCGGGCCGCGCACGTCCATCATCCACACGCAGGGAGCCCCTCTGTATTTCCAGTTCGAGCGGCAAACTGCCGCCGCCGGGCTCGGGTATTCCGTCCAGGAGTCTGAAGACCTCCTTCACTGGAGCGATACTCCGGTGCTCCCCCGGCACGCTCCTGTCGAAGAACACGAAGGAGTCCAGCTGATCCAACTGCCGGTCGGCTACGTCGCCCCGCTGGCGGAGGGAAGGAAGTTCTTCCGCCTGAATGTCGTGCCCTGA
- a CDS encoding PEP-CTERM sorting domain-containing protein, whose protein sequence is MKTLHSTLLSIVVWTSQSVSAASLMLDFGNPAINTGVPESNTAASPGPVATGSYLTLSPGHATNAVGSGETIWNTITTSAPNSALSYSDGTTATGVTLTLGQEAAAGSNTIDYSTAVSTLTLPGSGGGTSGRKSLLTPGSIYGDSRLGSTAVGRDAFFGGTASAIGFRVDGLTAGDYIVYLMGRNTSSNAITLGGMTFYATTGSSAGTFASFNTAASEFQANTTYTNAAYTNQYESFADGQNYVAFNISLAANQSLFVAVDGTETETRGFLNMAQIVAVPEPSAALLGGVGLLGLLRRRRG, encoded by the coding sequence ATGAAAACCCTCCATTCCACCCTCTTGTCCATCGTCGTTTGGACCTCCCAGTCCGTATCCGCGGCGAGCCTGATGCTCGACTTCGGCAATCCTGCCATCAACACCGGCGTTCCCGAATCCAACACCGCCGCGAGCCCCGGCCCCGTCGCCACGGGAAGTTATCTCACCCTGAGTCCCGGTCATGCCACAAACGCAGTGGGATCGGGAGAGACAATCTGGAACACGATCACCACCTCCGCTCCGAACTCCGCCCTCAGCTATTCCGATGGCACCACCGCGACAGGCGTCACCCTGACGCTCGGCCAGGAGGCCGCTGCGGGTAGCAACACCATCGACTACTCGACCGCCGTTTCCACCCTCACCCTGCCCGGCAGCGGAGGAGGAACAAGCGGACGTAAAAGCCTGCTCACTCCCGGATCCATCTATGGAGACAGCAGGCTCGGCTCCACCGCCGTGGGAAGGGACGCCTTTTTCGGCGGAACGGCCTCGGCGATCGGCTTCCGCGTCGATGGTCTGACTGCCGGTGACTACATCGTTTACCTCATGGGGCGGAACACCAGCTCGAACGCCATCACTCTCGGAGGAATGACGTTCTATGCAACGACCGGATCGTCGGCCGGAACCTTTGCCAGCTTCAACACGGCGGCCTCGGAATTCCAGGCCAACACGACCTACACCAACGCCGCCTACACGAACCAATACGAGAGCTTTGCCGATGGGCAGAACTACGTCGCTTTCAATATTTCGCTCGCTGCGAATCAATCGTTGTTCGTGGCCGTGGACGGCACCGAGACAGAAACGCGGGGCTTCCTGAACATGGCCCAGATCGTCGCGGTACCCGAGCCTTCCGCGGCGCTCCTCGGCGGTGTCGGACTGCTGGGCCTCCTGCGCCGCCGTCGCGGTTGA
- a CDS encoding sigma-70 family RNA polymerase sigma factor, protein MPTPSSIDENDHTTKVQGLFIQHQPEIRGFVLAMIPNFSLADDVMQETFLIVTKKAASFEIGTSFAAWVKTIARYKALEAIRARKFDTLSEEVLEALGSEPHEFAGDTDERLVLLRGCLDQLAPQARRSIDYRYQNENLPPQIASLMGCTVQSVNVTLSRARTFLRECVQRRMASNPNLSHV, encoded by the coding sequence ATGCCTACTCCATCATCCATCGACGAAAACGACCACACCACCAAGGTGCAGGGGCTGTTCATCCAGCACCAGCCGGAGATCCGCGGCTTCGTGCTGGCGATGATCCCGAATTTTTCGCTCGCGGACGACGTGATGCAGGAGACGTTCCTGATCGTGACGAAGAAGGCGGCATCGTTTGAAATCGGCACGAGCTTTGCGGCCTGGGTGAAGACGATCGCGCGCTACAAGGCGCTTGAGGCGATCCGGGCGAGGAAGTTTGACACGCTTTCGGAAGAGGTGCTCGAGGCGCTCGGGTCGGAGCCCCACGAGTTTGCCGGAGATACCGACGAGCGGCTCGTCCTGCTGCGCGGCTGCCTTGACCAACTGGCTCCGCAGGCCCGCCGGTCCATCGACTATCGCTATCAGAATGAAAACCTTCCACCCCAGATCGCGAGCCTTATGGGGTGTACGGTGCAATCGGTGAATGTCACGCTTTCCCGTGCGAGGACTTTCCTTCGGGAGTGCGTCCAGCGCAGGATGGCCTCCAACCCCAACCTAAGCCATGTTTGA
- a CDS encoding LamG-like jellyroll fold domain-containing protein: MFDGDRLERLISAHFDGVLTAEERAELESMLLSSSKARRIFLDHADFHGLLRDQAMQAGGVRWLEKKAEPRRTPSLFRNPAWLAAGLAACVAVGWWFLPKPATPPETARITHPADDGVALLSMAVDVEWNGRSFSQGEALPKGLLSISKGTLRLDFYSGVRVVLEGPARLELLTADLARLDEGKLTAKVPPPAQGFTVLNGNLRVVDRGTQFGMSVNGTENCTVHVFDGEVELQGEVPEATARNLFEGEAVLINAGKSTPISADRRSFADPAGILQAASRESDARMEKWREQSEVLRKASGLLAYFDFEELDLPTMTLPNRASGASADSNGSVIGCEPLSGRWDRKAALGFAKTSDRVRFRVHGASPSLTLMAWVRVDSLPLDHNALLSMAPGEVGEVHWKLDRSGRMLVGLRADDRQEYQSWERLESPQVVTPNDFGRWMHLATVIDSEHAEMRHYVNGRQVADGPLGRRTPVKLGTANLGNIDSTWWNTQPVRNFNGRMDEFALFTRALSSEEIAAMR; encoded by the coding sequence ATGTTTGACGGAGACAGACTCGAACGATTGATCTCGGCCCATTTCGATGGTGTGCTGACGGCGGAGGAGCGTGCCGAACTGGAGTCCATGCTGCTTTCGTCCTCGAAGGCGCGGCGGATTTTCCTCGATCACGCGGACTTCCACGGACTGCTGCGCGACCAGGCGATGCAGGCGGGCGGTGTGAGGTGGTTGGAAAAGAAGGCGGAGCCGCGTCGGACGCCTTCCCTTTTCAGGAACCCCGCATGGCTGGCAGCCGGACTCGCCGCGTGCGTGGCGGTCGGGTGGTGGTTTCTGCCGAAGCCGGCAACGCCGCCTGAGACGGCCCGGATCACCCATCCAGCCGATGATGGGGTGGCTCTTCTGTCGATGGCCGTGGATGTCGAATGGAACGGAAGATCCTTTTCCCAAGGGGAGGCCCTGCCGAAGGGACTGCTGAGCATCAGCAAGGGGACGCTGCGGCTGGATTTCTACAGCGGCGTCAGGGTGGTGCTGGAGGGGCCTGCCAGGCTGGAGTTGCTGACGGCGGATCTTGCCAGGCTGGATGAGGGCAAGCTCACCGCCAAGGTCCCGCCACCGGCGCAGGGATTCACGGTGCTGAACGGCAACCTGCGGGTGGTGGACCGGGGCACCCAGTTCGGTATGAGCGTGAACGGTACGGAAAACTGCACGGTGCATGTGTTCGACGGGGAGGTGGAGCTCCAGGGCGAGGTGCCGGAGGCCACAGCGCGGAATTTGTTCGAAGGTGAGGCGGTCTTGATCAACGCCGGGAAGTCCACGCCCATCAGCGCGGACCGTCGTTCGTTCGCGGATCCGGCGGGCATCCTCCAGGCCGCATCGAGGGAATCCGATGCCCGCATGGAAAAGTGGCGGGAGCAATCCGAAGTCCTGCGCAAGGCATCCGGGCTGCTGGCTTATTTTGATTTCGAGGAACTGGACCTCCCGACCATGACCCTGCCGAACAGGGCCTCGGGGGCGAGCGCGGACTCCAACGGCTCGGTGATCGGCTGCGAACCGCTTTCGGGACGCTGGGATCGCAAGGCGGCCCTCGGTTTCGCGAAAACCAGCGACCGGGTGAGATTTCGTGTGCATGGCGCCAGCCCGTCCCTCACGCTCATGGCGTGGGTGCGGGTGGACAGCCTGCCGCTGGACCACAACGCGCTGCTCTCCATGGCCCCTGGCGAGGTGGGGGAAGTACACTGGAAGCTCGACCGTTCCGGACGCATGCTCGTCGGCCTGAGGGCGGACGACAGGCAGGAGTATCAGTCATGGGAGCGCCTCGAAAGCCCCCAGGTGGTCACGCCGAACGACTTCGGTCGCTGGATGCATCTGGCGACCGTGATCGACTCGGAACATGCTGAGATGCGCCACTACGTCAACGGCCGCCAGGTGGCGGACGGTCCTCTCGGCCGGCGGACACCCGTCAAGCTCGGCACGGCGAACCTCGGCAACATCGATTCCACCTGGTGGAACACGCAGCCGGTGCGGAACTTCAACGGCCGGATGGATGAGTTCGCGCTCTTCACCCGGGCCCTTTCCTCGGAGGAAATCGCCGCGATGCGGTGA